Proteins encoded by one window of Microcoleus sp. FACHB-68:
- a CDS encoding protein kinase, whose product MKERESESRLACMSYCLNPNCQQPQNPALATFCQSCGSKLLLGDRYRAIKPIDTGGFGRTFLGVDEYKPSKPRCVIKQFRPQDQSTRNAEKAAELFRQEAVQLEQLGKHPQIPELLADFQQEGRQYLVQEYIDGPNLAQELNEEGAFNETQIRRLLNDLLPVLQFVHEHRVIHRDIKPENIIRRQTFQQKGDLVLVDFGAAKSATSTSLGRAGTVIGSAGYAAPEQALGRAVFASDLYSLGVTCIHLLTQIPPFDLFDSREGSWVWRHYLVDNPVSPQLGRVLDKLLENAISRRYQSAAEVLKDLNAKSMPAIPSTPSIENWGTQKLQTLKDDPTQRRMGISYALWAAGFCGLGGLHRFYNGKIVTGLLWFSTGNLFGLGLVLDLFLIPGMVDEQQTKLRAKLGVSAAGVPLTQPAAVERMMFSSKRGQTLVKLLQAAQARGGKLSVTQAVMDTGIDFAEVEAVLKEMAKAGYVSVANDKGVVTYSFNEL is encoded by the coding sequence ATGAAAGAGAGAGAATCCGAGTCGCGCCTTGCTTGTATGAGCTATTGCCTCAATCCCAACTGCCAGCAGCCGCAGAATCCTGCTCTGGCGACGTTTTGCCAAAGTTGTGGGTCAAAGTTACTTTTGGGAGATCGCTACCGGGCAATTAAACCGATTGACACCGGCGGCTTTGGCAGAACTTTCTTAGGGGTGGATGAGTACAAGCCTTCCAAACCCCGCTGTGTGATTAAGCAGTTTCGCCCCCAAGATCAAAGCACTCGCAATGCCGAGAAAGCTGCTGAACTATTTCGTCAAGAAGCAGTTCAGCTAGAGCAATTGGGCAAACACCCTCAAATTCCAGAACTGCTGGCCGATTTTCAGCAAGAGGGCCGGCAGTATTTAGTGCAGGAATATATTGACGGGCCGAACTTAGCCCAAGAACTGAACGAGGAAGGTGCATTTAACGAAACTCAGATCCGCCGGCTGCTGAACGATCTGCTGCCGGTGTTGCAATTTGTCCACGAACACCGGGTGATTCACCGCGATATCAAACCAGAGAATATTATTCGCCGGCAAACCTTCCAGCAGAAGGGGGATCTGGTACTCGTTGATTTTGGGGCGGCCAAATCTGCCACCAGCACTTCCCTAGGGCGCGCCGGCACAGTTATTGGATCAGCCGGCTACGCTGCCCCAGAACAAGCCCTAGGACGGGCGGTTTTTGCCAGTGACTTATACAGTTTGGGCGTTACCTGTATTCATTTGTTAACTCAAATTCCTCCCTTCGACTTGTTCGACAGCCGAGAGGGTAGTTGGGTGTGGCGGCATTACTTAGTGGATAATCCTGTCAGCCCTCAATTAGGGCGAGTGCTGGACAAGCTGCTAGAAAATGCCATTAGCCGGCGCTATCAGTCCGCAGCAGAGGTGCTGAAAGATTTGAATGCGAAATCAATGCCGGCAATCCCCTCAACCCCATCTATCGAAAATTGGGGGACACAAAAGCTGCAAACTCTCAAAGATGACCCGACTCAACGGCGGATGGGCATCAGCTACGCACTTTGGGCAGCCGGATTTTGTGGCTTGGGAGGACTCCACCGATTCTATAATGGCAAGATTGTTACGGGTTTGCTGTGGTTTAGCACCGGCAACCTATTTGGCCTGGGCCTAGTCCTGGATCTATTCTTAATTCCGGGAATGGTAGACGAGCAACAGACAAAACTGCGAGCAAAATTAGGTGTCTCTGCTGCCGGTGTGCCGCTGACTCAACCCGCCGCCGTTGAGCGGATGATGTTCTCCAGCAAACGCGGCCAGACGCTTGTTAAACTGCTACAAGCTGCCCAAGCAAGGGGCGGTAAACTTTCCGTTACTCAAGCCGTAATGGACACCGGCATAGACTTCGCCGAGGTGGAAGCCGTTTTAAAGGAGATGGCAAAAGCCGGCTACGTTAGCGTTGCCAATGACAAAGGTGTTGTCACTTATTCTTTTAATGAATTGTAG
- the acsF gene encoding magnesium-protoporphyrin IX monomethyl ester (oxidative) cyclase — MVDSLKKPAFEELRPGVKVPSKETILTPRFYTTDFEEMAKMDISPNEDELLAILEEFRTDYNRHHFVRDAEFEQSWDHIDGETRQLFIEFLERSCTAEFSGFLLYKELGRRLKDKNPLLAECFNLMSRDEARHAGFLNKAMSDFNLSLDLGFLTKNHAYTFFKPKFIFYATYLSEKIGYWRYITIFRHLEAHPEHRIYPIFRFFENWCQDENRHGDFFDAIMRSQPHILNDWKAKLWCRFFLLSVFATMYLNDIQRGDFYAALGLDAREYDIHVIQKTNETSARVFPVILDVDNPEFYQRLDICIQNNAKLSEIAKSDAPKIVKFCQKLPHYLSNAWQLVRLYFMKPIETAPMMEVVR; from the coding sequence ATGGTAGACTCCCTCAAAAAACCAGCCTTTGAAGAACTCCGGCCTGGGGTGAAAGTGCCCTCCAAGGAAACAATCCTGACGCCCCGGTTCTACACCACAGACTTTGAAGAGATGGCCAAGATGGACATCTCACCCAATGAAGATGAACTTCTCGCGATCCTCGAAGAATTTCGCACCGATTACAATCGCCATCATTTTGTGCGGGATGCGGAGTTTGAACAGTCTTGGGATCACATTGATGGTGAGACTCGCCAATTATTTATCGAATTCTTAGAGCGTTCTTGCACGGCTGAGTTTTCTGGGTTCCTCCTCTACAAGGAATTGGGACGCCGGTTAAAGGACAAAAACCCACTTTTGGCAGAGTGCTTTAATTTAATGTCGCGAGATGAGGCGCGTCACGCCGGCTTCCTTAACAAAGCGATGTCAGACTTTAACCTGTCGCTGGATTTAGGTTTCCTCACCAAAAATCACGCCTATACTTTCTTCAAACCAAAGTTCATCTTCTACGCCACCTATCTGTCTGAGAAAATCGGTTACTGGCGCTACATCACCATTTTCCGTCATTTAGAAGCACATCCAGAACACCGGATTTACCCGATTTTCCGCTTCTTTGAAAACTGGTGCCAAGATGAAAACCGGCACGGAGATTTCTTTGATGCCATCATGCGCTCTCAACCCCACATTTTGAATGATTGGAAAGCCAAGCTATGGTGCCGGTTCTTCCTGCTGTCAGTGTTTGCAACGATGTATCTCAACGACATCCAGCGGGGTGACTTCTACGCCGCACTGGGTTTAGACGCTCGTGAGTATGATATCCATGTCATCCAAAAGACCAACGAAACCTCAGCACGCGTATTTCCAGTGATTTTGGATGTAGATAATCCAGAATTTTACCAGCGTCTTGATATTTGCATACAGAATAATGCTAAACTGTCTGAAATTGCTAAATCGGACGCGCCTAAGATTGTCAAGTTTTGCCAAAAACTGCCTCACTACCTCTCCAATGCTTGGCAGTTGGTACGGCTTTACTTTATGAAGCCGATTGAGACTGCTCCCATGATGGAGGTAGTTCGTTAG
- a CDS encoding PAS domain-containing protein: MNNINLQQPSETSCHPKTLEQLQAQVESLQQRLISSESRQHRLLDAIPQIAWRSKPDGLISYWNRRWQEYTGVEPGRALGLGFTRAIHPEDHERVLSFHRQVLAKAHLSPNCSSCFYETELRLLRADGTYHWFIAKAEPVFGENSQILEWVGTYTDIDSSKLSQEALGESEKRYQLMAENCTDLISRHTPAGVYLYASPASRALLGYEPDELLGRDVHEFFHPEDKAALKRTQTDSLNQPSTYTLCYRIRRKDGNYIWLETSSRCVRHPDRGTIEEIISVSRDITERKRAEAEIYTLNRELDQLVRKQSVQLDAAKQLKEDLIGREQVARSQVVAVQERCAIEQKRTESALYFLIEASTLLAASLDYETTLENLAELVVPYLGDWCAINIIDADDCCRCVAVAHRDPSQEPLVRELQRRYPADCDGTYSYLKRLRCGETDQPWEISVGFDICDAKMEAIANDAEHLELLQALNFRSYMCLPIRIGKQTFGSILLVLSDRGRRYTQADLTLAEDLGRRAALALDKAQLYRQAQETGKNLSQVILVLDEQQQQLRTLQRLTNLVNQRLADLPSLLQVMVDAVCESIPGAQFCLIVLNNPSTGQLELTATAGMGTENLPMGKPLATEDGLLSQVFSTGKCQLIRQKNHSPTGRREHQPICWQKPQSHHALGKPAAVYAVAIESAQAGRLGVLATGSWDDSGAFDLEMWQNLLVAVGEQAAIAINNAQLINILEEREEVVAVQNHILARQNHELAIQREQIQLQNLQLLEAARLKSQFLATMSHELRTPLNVIIGFAQLLLRQRPDRLTSKQADMAQLILNNGKNLLMLIDDILALSDIEAGLRDLKRETFDLVQLVRTTVGQFNKLAAEKNLTLDVYIDLQNSNLFNDRACLRQVLINLVSNAIKFTESGSVRVEVCEQPPDRVTITIEDTGIGIAETEMKHIFEAFRQVDQTLARRYPGTGLGLAITNSLVRLMNGTITVQSRLGEGSTFRVELPRKI; the protein is encoded by the coding sequence ATGAATAATATTAATCTTCAACAGCCATCGGAAACGAGCTGCCATCCTAAAACCCTAGAACAACTTCAAGCCCAAGTCGAAAGCTTACAACAGCGTCTTATCAGTAGCGAATCCCGGCAACACCGGCTCTTAGACGCCATCCCCCAGATTGCTTGGCGGTCTAAACCAGATGGCTTAATTAGCTATTGGAATCGCCGGTGGCAGGAATACACAGGCGTAGAGCCTGGACGAGCCTTGGGCTTGGGATTTACCAGAGCCATTCATCCAGAAGATCATGAGCGCGTCCTTTCATTTCACCGGCAGGTTTTAGCGAAAGCGCATTTAAGTCCCAACTGCTCTAGCTGCTTTTATGAAACTGAACTGCGCCTTTTGCGGGCGGATGGCACCTATCACTGGTTTATCGCCAAAGCAGAGCCGGTGTTTGGGGAAAATAGCCAAATCTTAGAATGGGTGGGCACCTATACAGACATTGACAGTAGCAAGCTTTCACAAGAGGCTCTGGGTGAAAGTGAAAAGCGCTATCAGTTAATGGCGGAGAACTGTACTGACCTCATTTCTCGGCATACGCCAGCCGGTGTTTACCTCTACGCTTCCCCAGCCAGCCGCGCTTTGCTCGGTTATGAACCGGATGAGCTGCTTGGACGGGACGTTCATGAGTTTTTCCACCCGGAAGATAAGGCAGCGCTCAAAAGAACTCAAACAGACAGTCTGAACCAGCCTTCTACTTACACCTTATGCTACCGCATCCGTCGCAAGGATGGGAATTACATTTGGTTAGAGACAAGCAGCCGGTGTGTGCGCCACCCAGATCGGGGGACAATCGAAGAAATTATCTCCGTTTCGCGAGACATCACCGAGCGTAAACGTGCGGAGGCGGAAATTTACACCCTCAACCGAGAACTCGATCAATTGGTTCGCAAACAAAGCGTGCAACTCGATGCCGCCAAACAATTGAAAGAGGACCTCATCGGTCGCGAACAAGTGGCCCGATCTCAGGTGGTTGCCGTACAAGAGCGATGTGCCATCGAGCAAAAGCGGACTGAATCGGCCCTGTATTTCCTGATTGAAGCGAGTACCCTGCTGGCGGCGTCGCTTGATTATGAAACAACTTTAGAAAATTTGGCTGAACTGGTTGTGCCTTATCTGGGTGACTGGTGCGCGATTAATATCATTGACGCTGACGACTGTTGTCGCTGTGTGGCCGTTGCCCACAGAGATCCGTCTCAAGAACCGTTGGTGCGGGAGTTGCAGCGTCGTTACCCAGCAGATTGTGATGGGACTTACAGCTACCTCAAGCGGTTGCGCTGCGGTGAGACAGATCAGCCTTGGGAAATTTCTGTTGGATTTGATATCTGTGACGCCAAGATGGAGGCGATCGCCAACGATGCGGAACACTTGGAACTGTTGCAAGCGTTGAATTTTAGATCCTATATGTGCTTGCCGATCCGGATTGGCAAGCAAACTTTCGGCTCGATTTTGCTGGTTCTCTCCGACAGGGGGCGGCGCTACACGCAAGCAGATCTGACTTTAGCTGAAGATTTAGGCCGGCGCGCGGCTTTGGCTTTAGATAAGGCGCAGCTTTACCGGCAGGCCCAGGAAACGGGCAAGAACTTATCTCAGGTAATTTTAGTTCTCGATGAACAGCAGCAACAGCTGCGAACCCTGCAACGGCTAACGAATTTAGTCAACCAGCGTCTTGCCGATTTGCCTAGTTTGTTGCAAGTCATGGTTGATGCGGTTTGCGAGTCCATTCCTGGCGCACAGTTTTGCCTGATTGTGTTGAATAACCCCAGCACCGGCCAACTGGAACTGACTGCGACAGCTGGCATGGGAACGGAAAATCTGCCGATGGGAAAACCCTTAGCGACAGAGGATGGGTTGCTCAGTCAGGTTTTTTCCACCGGCAAATGTCAATTAATTCGGCAAAAGAATCACTCGCCAACAGGCCGGCGAGAACACCAACCTATTTGTTGGCAAAAACCCCAATCCCATCACGCACTTGGGAAACCGGCTGCTGTTTATGCAGTGGCGATTGAATCAGCGCAAGCAGGCCGGCTGGGTGTGCTGGCAACCGGCAGTTGGGATGATAGCGGCGCGTTTGATTTGGAAATGTGGCAGAACTTATTAGTTGCCGTGGGAGAACAGGCAGCCATTGCAATTAATAACGCCCAGCTAATTAATATTTTGGAGGAACGAGAAGAAGTGGTGGCGGTTCAAAATCACATTTTGGCCCGTCAAAATCACGAACTCGCAATTCAGCGCGAACAAATTCAATTGCAAAACTTGCAACTTCTCGAAGCAGCGCGGCTGAAATCGCAATTTTTAGCCACGATGTCTCATGAACTGCGGACTCCGCTTAATGTAATTATCGGTTTCGCTCAACTGCTATTGCGCCAGCGCCCGGACCGGCTGACTTCTAAGCAAGCAGACATGGCACAGCTCATCCTCAACAATGGCAAAAATTTGCTGATGCTGATTGATGATATTCTTGCCCTTTCGGACATCGAGGCCGGCCTTCGAGATCTCAAACGGGAAACGTTTGATCTTGTCCAGTTAGTCAGAACCACCGTCGGACAATTTAATAAGCTGGCGGCTGAAAAAAATTTGACGTTGGATGTTTATATCGATTTGCAGAACTCTAATTTGTTTAATGATCGAGCGTGTCTGCGGCAGGTTTTAATCAATCTTGTCTCTAATGCGATTAAATTTACAGAGTCTGGAAGCGTCCGGGTTGAGGTCTGCGAACAGCCACCTGATCGGGTAACGATTACAATTGAAGATACCGGCATCGGCATTGCGGAAACAGAGATGAAACACATTTTTGAAGCCTTCCGCCAAGTGGATCAGACGCTTGCCCGCAGGTATCCGGGTACGGGGTTGGGGTTGGCAATTACTAACTCACTGGTGCGTCTGATGAACGGCACGATCACTGTTCAAAGTCGCTTAGGAGAGGGTTCCACTTTCCGAGTTGAGTTGCCTCGCAAAATATAA
- a CDS encoding response regulator transcription factor: protein MSEIRVVLIEDHDLTRIGIRTALQQREGIKVVGDAANAIEGLKLLKAHKPDIAIVDIGLPDMDGIELTQRFKESMVAGSDPQTKVLILTFQDSEQEVLAAFAAGADSYCMKDIRFEQLLEAIRSTYEGNSWIDPAIAGIVLRQARTTPSNGSEEVNANTTVSIHAADPEYSQLIEAYPLTERELEVLELIVQGFSNAAIAEKLYITVGTVKTHVRNILNKLSADDRTQAAVLALRSGLVG, encoded by the coding sequence ATGAGCGAAATTCGCGTTGTTCTGATTGAAGACCACGACCTGACTCGGATCGGTATCCGGACAGCTTTACAACAGCGTGAGGGCATTAAAGTCGTTGGAGATGCTGCCAATGCCATAGAAGGGCTAAAACTGCTGAAAGCGCATAAACCCGATATTGCAATTGTCGATATCGGCTTACCGGATATGGACGGCATTGAGCTGACACAGCGGTTTAAGGAGTCGATGGTAGCAGGGTCAGATCCCCAAACCAAGGTGCTGATCCTGACGTTTCAGGATAGCGAACAGGAAGTTCTGGCCGCTTTTGCTGCCGGTGCAGACTCTTACTGCATGAAGGATATCCGGTTTGAGCAGCTGCTCGAAGCCATCCGCTCAACCTATGAGGGTAACTCCTGGATCGATCCCGCAATTGCCGGCATTGTGTTGCGCCAAGCGCGAACCACGCCGTCGAATGGCAGTGAGGAGGTCAATGCAAATACCACCGTCTCTATCCACGCTGCCGATCCTGAATACAGCCAGCTGATCGAAGCTTATCCTCTGACTGAACGGGAGTTGGAAGTTTTAGAGCTGATTGTACAGGGTTTCAGCAATGCCGCTATTGCCGAAAAGCTCTACATCACGGTCGGAACGGTTAAGACACACGTCCGCAATATTTTGAACAAGCTGTCTGCGGATGATCGCACCCAAGCTGCGGTGTTGGCGCTGCGTTCTGGATTGGTGGGATAA
- a CDS encoding alpha-amylase family glycosyl hydrolase, with protein MASPIEFNLFAPYNKGAALIGSFSNWEEIPMEKGEDGYFRTQVDLEDGVYQYKFRVQSKSWFFEPDQWVDVVDPYATDIDNPTQNGVVRIKEGERIIDTYVWQHDDKPLPADSELVIYEMHVGDFSGGEDDPYARGQYKHVIEKLDHLCELGINAIELMPVKEYPGDYSWGYNPRHFFATESSYGSTEDLKRLIDECHGRGIRVIMDGIYNHSEAESPLTQIDHDYWYHHSPRDPDNNWGPEFNYEHYDENLDLKPAWKFTGDTVRFWVQEYHIDGIRYDAARQIANYDFMHWIAQEAKQAAGPKPFYNIAEHIPETASITNFDGPMDACWHDSFYHCVLEHICGDTFDLERLKEVIDCKRQGFMGATNVINYTTNHDHNHVLAELGERGIIGEAAFKRRKLGAVITMTSVGVPLLWMGEEFGEYKYKTQEQAKIDWTLLGHDDNRGLFEFMKGLIFLRKSTHALYTENIDFFHEDADSKVFAYTRWNGEGSRVVVVANFSDNYLGGYTVPNFPENGTWHEWTGNYDVEAGDNSIMIDLPEYEAKVFVWH; from the coding sequence ATGGCCAGCCCCATTGAATTCAATTTATTTGCTCCTTATAACAAAGGAGCAGCCTTAATTGGATCGTTTTCTAATTGGGAAGAGATCCCGATGGAAAAAGGCGAAGATGGTTATTTTCGCACCCAAGTTGACCTAGAAGATGGTGTTTATCAATATAAATTCCGGGTTCAATCTAAATCATGGTTTTTTGAACCGGATCAATGGGTCGATGTCGTCGATCCTTACGCAACAGATATTGATAATCCCACCCAAAATGGCGTGGTGCGGATTAAAGAGGGTGAGCGCATTATTGATACCTACGTTTGGCAACACGATGACAAACCATTGCCGGCAGACAGTGAATTAGTCATTTATGAAATGCACGTTGGGGATTTTTCTGGCGGTGAAGATGACCCTTATGCACGGGGACAGTACAAGCACGTTATTGAAAAATTAGATCACCTTTGTGAGTTGGGGATTAATGCGATTGAGCTGATGCCGGTGAAAGAATATCCCGGCGATTACAGCTGGGGGTATAACCCGCGACACTTCTTTGCAACCGAGTCCAGTTATGGCAGCACAGAAGATTTAAAACGCTTAATTGATGAGTGCCACGGGCGGGGCATTCGAGTGATTATGGACGGGATTTATAACCACTCAGAAGCTGAAAGTCCGTTGACTCAAATAGACCACGATTACTGGTATCATCACTCACCACGCGACCCCGATAATAACTGGGGACCAGAGTTTAATTACGAACATTATGACGAAAACTTAGATCTCAAGCCGGCTTGGAAATTTACTGGCGACACTGTTCGTTTTTGGGTTCAAGAATATCACATTGATGGCATTCGCTACGATGCTGCCAGACAAATTGCCAACTACGATTTCATGCACTGGATTGCTCAAGAAGCGAAGCAAGCTGCTGGGCCGAAGCCATTTTATAACATCGCCGAACACATTCCGGAAACGGCGAGCATCACGAACTTTGACGGGCCGATGGATGCCTGCTGGCACGACAGTTTCTATCACTGTGTTTTAGAACATATCTGCGGCGATACCTTTGATTTAGAGCGCCTCAAAGAGGTGATCGATTGTAAACGTCAAGGCTTTATGGGAGCCACGAATGTTATCAATTACACAACCAATCACGACCACAATCATGTTTTAGCAGAATTAGGTGAGCGCGGGATCATAGGAGAGGCGGCATTTAAGCGCAGAAAGTTAGGGGCTGTGATTACAATGACTTCAGTAGGGGTTCCCTTGCTGTGGATGGGTGAAGAATTTGGGGAATACAAATACAAAACCCAAGAACAAGCCAAAATCGATTGGACGTTATTAGGACATGACGACAATCGCGGTTTGTTTGAATTTATGAAAGGCTTGATTTTTCTGCGTAAAAGCACTCATGCTCTGTATACAGAAAATATCGACTTTTTCCATGAAGATGCAGACTCAAAGGTGTTTGCCTACACGCGCTGGAATGGTGAAGGTTCTCGTGTGGTGGTTGTGGCTAACTTCTCAGATAACTATCTGGGCGGGTACACGGTTCCTAATTTCCCGGAAAATGGAACTTGGCACGAATGGACCGGCAATTATGACGTGGAAGCCGGCGATAACAGCATCATGATTGACTTGCCAGAATACGAAGCCAAAGTCTTTGTCTGGCACTAA
- a CDS encoding acetate--CoA ligase family protein, translating to MIQETLIDKYRVNARKSDAFDIFNLKYYIGPNPYLDRAALVFDFALTGHLHPLSIEDYVSIIGDRYPHIRDENYESFAHLFARTVSEVGKLDMGLHLDRWSLKPLANCVRIGVQALHARTNRAVVYCVWDWFEAITQGDRFDLDSQIKTFQNLFRHSVYGGPTVYTLWRTASDKGIPTFYLWDEGLVQYGYGKKLIRGIATTFDCDSHIDSDFTTRKDDCKAFLQTLGFPVPKGDIVRSREDAIAAARAIGYPVAVKPVIGHKGIGVTADVQDKEELIFAYNRAVDAIPEGQSADIIVEKSISGADFRLLCVNGRFVAATERRPASVIGDGKSTISELIDRQNRTATRLDTPTSPLSKIQCDESMKMYLEEQGLSIDSVIEKDRTVFLRKVANLSAGGVSIDATRTVHPDNIILAQDIAQHFRLTCLGIDVIAKNLSTSWKDGNFGILEINSAPGIFMHLNPAIGESVDVPSFILETFFKAGAEARIPIITFNRISVKELQEIIDHILLQHPDWIIGAVCREGVFINRSEKNLHKDYNTNIQNLVRHPKLDLLIAEYCEAILESDGMFYEYSNMVVLDNPTETEMMLAHNVPEDSTIIINESDNISIRREGLIEQYRLGEGEPLVRVYLKEVGTVL from the coding sequence ATGATTCAAGAAACTCTCATCGATAAATATCGCGTCAATGCCAGAAAGAGCGACGCCTTCGACATTTTCAACCTCAAATATTACATCGGCCCGAATCCTTACTTAGACAGGGCGGCGCTAGTTTTCGACTTTGCCCTCACCGGCCATCTGCATCCCTTAAGCATCGAGGATTATGTCTCGATCATTGGGGATCGCTACCCCCACATCCGCGATGAGAATTACGAATCCTTCGCTCATCTGTTTGCCCGAACCGTCTCAGAAGTTGGCAAACTAGACATGGGTTTGCACCTAGATCGCTGGAGTCTCAAACCTTTAGCAAATTGTGTGAGAATTGGGGTTCAAGCACTGCACGCACGCACCAATCGGGCAGTTGTTTACTGCGTTTGGGATTGGTTTGAAGCCATCACTCAAGGTGATCGCTTTGACTTAGACAGTCAAATCAAAACCTTTCAAAATCTTTTCCGGCATTCGGTTTACGGCGGGCCAACAGTCTATACTCTGTGGCGAACAGCCAGCGACAAAGGCATTCCCACATTTTATCTGTGGGATGAAGGACTTGTGCAATACGGCTATGGCAAAAAACTGATTCGAGGCATTGCCACCACGTTTGATTGTGACAGCCATATTGATTCAGATTTCACCACTCGCAAGGATGACTGTAAAGCATTTCTGCAAACTCTGGGGTTCCCGGTTCCTAAGGGTGATATCGTCCGATCCCGTGAGGATGCCATCGCAGCAGCCAGAGCAATTGGCTACCCAGTTGCCGTGAAGCCGGTGATCGGGCATAAAGGCATTGGCGTGACGGCTGATGTGCAAGACAAAGAAGAACTGATCTTTGCGTATAACAGGGCAGTCGATGCCATTCCAGAGGGCCAATCGGCAGATATCATTGTTGAAAAAAGCATTTCCGGGGCAGATTTTCGCTTGCTGTGCGTCAATGGCAGATTTGTTGCCGCGACTGAACGCCGGCCTGCATCTGTGATCGGGGACGGAAAATCAACCATTAGCGAATTAATTGACCGGCAAAACCGGACGGCAACCCGTTTAGACACACCCACCTCGCCTCTGAGCAAAATTCAGTGCGACGAGTCGATGAAAATGTACTTAGAAGAACAAGGCTTATCCATTGACAGCGTCATTGAGAAAGACCGCACGGTGTTTCTTCGCAAAGTCGCCAACCTCTCTGCCGGCGGGGTTAGCATCGATGCAACGCGCACTGTTCACCCTGACAACATTATCCTGGCGCAAGACATTGCTCAGCACTTCCGTCTGACTTGTTTGGGGATTGATGTCATTGCCAAAAATCTCTCGACCTCTTGGAAAGATGGCAACTTTGGCATTCTTGAAATCAATTCCGCACCGGGCATCTTCATGCACCTGAATCCGGCGATTGGTGAAAGCGTTGATGTGCCTTCATTTATTTTGGAAACGTTCTTTAAAGCCGGCGCAGAGGCGAGAATCCCGATCATCACCTTCAACCGGATTTCAGTTAAAGAACTCCAAGAAATCATTGACCATATTCTTTTGCAGCACCCCGACTGGATAATCGGCGCTGTCTGCCGTGAGGGCGTCTTTATCAATCGCTCAGAAAAGAACCTGCACAAAGATTACAACACCAACATTCAAAACCTCGTGCGTCATCCCAAGCTTGACTTGCTGATTGCGGAATACTGCGAAGCCATCCTGGAAAGTGATGGAATGTTTTACGAATACAGCAATATGGTGGTTTTGGATAATCCCACGGAAACCGAAATGATGCTTGCACACAACGTTCCGGAGGATTCTACCATCATTATCAATGAGTCAGATAACATTTCTATCCGACGCGAAGGCTTGATCGAACAGTACCGGCTGGGAGAAGGGGAACCCTTAGTGCGCGTGTATCTCAAGGAAGTTGGGACAGTTTTGTGA
- a CDS encoding cyanophycinase translates to MLENQNRGQLVIIGGAEEKEGECKILREFVRRAGGVKARIAVMTAATSLPREVGDNYVRVFERLGAEDVQVVNTERREDASDSRYLEIIENCSGVFFTGGDQARITDLLKDTEIDAAIHRRYAEGIVVGGTSAGAAMMPDEMIIEGDSETNPRVDVVAMGPGMGFLPGIVVDQHFAQRGRLGRLISALAQQPAVLGLGIDENTAIIVNGDEFEVVGEGAVTVIDETEKTHDNIDGLLKDEALAVCGAKLHILPHGYRFNLKTRKPILERVAAPAA, encoded by the coding sequence ATGTTGGAAAATCAAAACCGTGGACAATTAGTCATTATTGGTGGGGCGGAAGAGAAGGAAGGAGAATGCAAAATCCTTCGGGAATTCGTGCGACGCGCCGGCGGCGTTAAAGCTAGAATTGCCGTGATGACGGCTGCAACCAGTCTGCCTAGAGAAGTCGGAGACAACTATGTCAGAGTGTTTGAGCGGTTGGGAGCTGAAGATGTTCAAGTCGTTAACACCGAACGTCGGGAAGATGCGAGTGACTCCAGGTACTTAGAAATCATTGAAAATTGCAGCGGCGTCTTTTTCACCGGCGGCGATCAAGCCCGCATTACCGATTTGTTAAAAGACACCGAAATCGATGCAGCCATTCACAGACGCTACGCTGAAGGAATTGTTGTGGGGGGAACCAGTGCCGGCGCGGCAATGATGCCCGACGAAATGATTATTGAGGGAGACTCTGAGACAAATCCTCGCGTGGATGTGGTGGCAATGGGTCCCGGCATGGGCTTCCTACCAGGGATTGTGGTAGATCAGCATTTCGCACAGCGTGGACGCTTGGGGCGCTTAATCTCTGCACTAGCACAGCAGCCGGCAGTTTTGGGATTAGGAATCGACGAGAACACAGCAATCATTGTCAACGGCGATGAGTTTGAAGTTGTGGGCGAAGGCGCGGTGACAGTCATCGATGAAACCGAAAAAACCCATGACAACATTGATGGACTCTTGAAAGATGAGGCTTTAGCCGTTTGCGGTGCTAAGCTTCACATTCTGCCACATGGATATCGCTTTAACTTAAAAACCCGAAAGCCGATTCTTGAGAGAGTTGCTGCGCCGGCTGCCTAA